One part of the Halobacteriovorax vibrionivorans genome encodes these proteins:
- the lexA gene encoding transcriptional repressor LexA, translated as MALTKKQNQVYLYIKEYFDKEGYAPTQKEIKEHFGLKSFGSVNKYMHYLQEAGKIEIDWNARRGIKLLEEITAPPAMVTTHQAQFSEVPLLGDVAAGNPIEAIENPSEHTMVPNHMVAKPGRYFALNVQGDSMINDGIFEGDILVCRAQENANQGQTVIAVVDNEATVKNFYKKKNSIELHPANDRLSPFIITGQNDFRIAGIVVGLLRSYE; from the coding sequence ATGGCGTTAACTAAAAAACAGAATCAAGTTTATTTATATATTAAAGAGTATTTTGATAAAGAGGGCTATGCCCCAACTCAGAAAGAAATCAAAGAACACTTTGGGCTTAAGTCCTTTGGTTCAGTCAATAAGTACATGCACTATCTTCAAGAAGCAGGAAAAATCGAAATCGATTGGAATGCGAGACGTGGAATAAAATTACTTGAAGAAATCACTGCCCCACCGGCCATGGTAACAACACATCAGGCACAATTTAGTGAGGTCCCACTGCTTGGTGATGTCGCCGCCGGAAATCCCATTGAGGCCATTGAAAACCCATCAGAGCACACAATGGTTCCAAATCACATGGTGGCCAAACCAGGCCGATACTTTGCTTTAAATGTACAGGGTGATTCAATGATTAATGACGGTATATTTGAAGGAGATATTCTTGTTTGCCGAGCACAAGAAAATGCAAACCAAGGTCAAACCGTTATTGCTGTTGTGGATAATGAGGCCACTGTAAAGAACTTCTACAAGAAAAAGAATTCTATTGAATTACACCCGGCCAATGATCGACTCTCACCTTTTATTATTACGGGGCAAAATGATTTTCGTATAGCTGGTATCGTCGTAGGCCTTCTAAGAAGTTATGAATAA
- a CDS encoding AMP-binding protein, with product MNNKNFISHIINNLNIRLDSPLLYKDDKVQLTYQELLEAISKRPNLDQLDQLKQSDKSYTFLKWTENNKEFICRYFQLINFGIIPILVDERRLQNSPGDYDIKDVFESFQKNQIHIIERYEDCATILYTSGTTGTPKGVRISLKNLISSAKATIEHYQITSEDNWALSLPLYHIGGLMILWRCLMAGASTTLARPDNVQETIINSKKVTMASLVQLQLERIVNIASMDDFKKLKGVVLGGSKVDPTLMKKAISKNLKLSNSYGATESCAQFLATPFTTDLQTLMSVGSPMNGHVFIENDHLILEGDSIALGYLNGENFNSRLMTNDKATYDANNNISIIGRSDNTFQKAAENINPENIEAKINVGLETNCYVVPIDNNRYENLISLIFDKRETLKKVNKIINDSLIPFERPHLIYQCDDISSYQKGIKISRKQIASTLNELHDGFSEKLYLNACGRPSGDILIVSHGFMGEALEFENLIQELKEKYLIIFIDLPGHGSNCKLESLEEFKNEMINFIKNASNKDRKINFLTYSMSARIFQEILLDKRLSKIQNIDNFINESGSPGFLTDEDSRKKRMAHDGRIFDKYNSNQDAREFYKNWYEQSVFTKVNEHSEYQNMIETKSAQLPSMITYWQKAATTLSVANQENLLDITKLPKGMKYHYIHGRLDTKYSQYAQQLKAHGAFTYEIADASHNTHLMSPQDYLKVLHKILK from the coding sequence ATGAATAACAAGAACTTCATTTCTCATATAATTAACAATCTTAATATTAGATTGGATTCTCCCCTTCTTTATAAAGATGACAAGGTCCAATTAACATACCAAGAATTATTAGAAGCAATCAGTAAAAGGCCTAACTTAGATCAGCTAGACCAATTAAAGCAAAGTGATAAATCTTATACATTCTTAAAATGGACGGAAAATAATAAAGAGTTTATTTGTCGCTATTTTCAATTAATAAACTTTGGCATTATTCCCATCCTTGTTGATGAAAGAAGATTACAAAACTCTCCTGGTGACTATGACATAAAAGATGTCTTTGAATCATTTCAAAAAAATCAAATTCATATAATTGAAAGATATGAAGATTGTGCAACAATACTCTACACTTCAGGAACAACAGGTACACCAAAGGGTGTACGTATCTCACTTAAAAATTTAATCTCTAGTGCAAAAGCAACTATTGAGCATTATCAAATTACATCAGAAGATAACTGGGCACTCTCACTTCCCCTATATCACATAGGTGGACTTATGATCTTATGGCGATGCCTGATGGCAGGCGCTAGCACGACTCTAGCACGCCCTGATAATGTGCAAGAAACAATCATTAATAGTAAGAAAGTTACAATGGCCTCACTTGTACAATTGCAACTTGAACGAATTGTTAATATTGCGAGCATGGATGATTTTAAAAAGCTTAAGGGAGTCGTTCTTGGGGGATCAAAAGTAGATCCAACGTTAATGAAAAAGGCAATCTCAAAGAACTTAAAGCTTTCAAATTCATATGGAGCAACAGAGAGTTGTGCTCAATTCTTAGCAACACCATTTACCACTGATCTGCAAACGCTTATGAGTGTTGGAAGTCCAATGAATGGCCATGTCTTTATCGAAAATGATCACCTCATTTTAGAAGGTGACAGTATTGCGCTAGGTTACCTTAATGGAGAAAACTTTAATTCAAGACTAATGACCAATGACAAGGCCACTTATGATGCCAATAATAATATTTCAATTATAGGAAGAAGTGATAACACTTTTCAAAAAGCAGCTGAAAATATAAACCCAGAAAATATTGAAGCAAAAATAAACGTAGGCTTAGAAACAAATTGTTATGTCGTCCCTATTGATAATAATCGTTATGAAAACCTTATCAGTTTAATTTTTGATAAGAGAGAAACTCTTAAGAAAGTAAATAAAATTATTAATGACTCCCTAATTCCATTTGAAAGGCCACATCTCATTTATCAATGTGATGATATAAGCTCTTACCAGAAAGGAATTAAAATTAGTCGCAAGCAGATTGCGTCAACATTAAATGAGCTACACGATGGCTTCAGTGAGAAGCTCTATTTAAACGCTTGTGGTAGGCCTAGTGGCGATATTCTTATCGTCTCTCATGGATTTATGGGAGAGGCCCTAGAGTTTGAAAACTTGATTCAAGAACTTAAAGAAAAGTATTTAATTATCTTTATCGATCTTCCAGGCCATGGGAGCAATTGCAAATTAGAAAGCTTAGAAGAGTTTAAAAATGAGATGATTAATTTCATAAAAAATGCCAGCAATAAGGATCGTAAAATAAATTTCCTAACTTATTCAATGTCGGCCCGTATATTCCAGGAAATTCTTTTAGATAAACGACTTTCTAAGATCCAAAATATTGATAATTTTATTAATGAGTCTGGATCACCAGGCTTCTTAACAGATGAGGACTCACGAAAAAAACGCATGGCCCATGATGGCCGAATCTTTGATAAATATAATTCAAATCAAGATGCAAGAGAGTTTTACAAAAACTGGTACGAGCAGAGTGTTTTTACAAAAGTAAATGAACATAGTGAATATCAAAACATGATTGAAACGAAGTCTGCACAACTTCCTTCTATGATCACTTATTGGCAAAAAGCTGCTACGACTTTATCTGTAGCAAACCAAGAAAACCTTTTGGACATTACAAAACTGCCTAAAGGAATGAAGTATCACTATATACACGGCAGACTTGATACAAAATATTCTCAATACGCCCAGCAACTCAAGGCCCATGGTGCATTCACCTATGAAATAGCAGATGCTTCACACAACACTCACCTCATGTCCCCACAAGATTACTTAAAAGTTCTTCATAAAATACTGAAATAA
- a CDS encoding trypsin-like serine peptidase has protein sequence MKKLILVTLLPLTVFAMDKSICGMDERVPSSDPKVGRSLENKRDKAGCTVTLISNSCVISVGHCAATLNYLEFNTPTSTRRGIRHPGPKDIYRADRTTLKYKSNGQGDDWAVVKALPNEHTGLLPGQAQGYYPIAKEVPPIGTMLSITGYGSDRGEYERHFAQQNNFGPLKTVGGSIWNGGHRPALLEHRVDTMGGNSGSSIINLETGEIIGVHSHGGCYTSDDSKNAGTVLQLHPEFKAAVESCLASE, from the coding sequence GTGAAAAAGTTAATACTTGTGACATTATTGCCACTTACCGTCTTTGCAATGGACAAGTCTATATGTGGAATGGATGAACGTGTACCATCAAGTGACCCTAAGGTTGGGCGTTCACTAGAAAATAAAAGAGATAAAGCTGGTTGTACTGTAACTCTAATTTCAAACTCATGTGTAATTTCAGTCGGACACTGTGCTGCAACTCTAAACTACCTAGAGTTCAATACACCTACTTCAACAAGAAGAGGTATCAGACACCCAGGTCCAAAAGATATCTATCGCGCAGATAGAACAACACTTAAATATAAGAGCAATGGACAAGGTGATGATTGGGCAGTTGTAAAAGCACTACCAAATGAGCACACTGGACTTCTACCAGGTCAAGCACAAGGTTATTACCCAATCGCTAAAGAAGTTCCACCAATTGGAACAATGCTTTCAATTACAGGATATGGAAGTGACCGTGGTGAATATGAAAGACACTTCGCTCAACAAAATAATTTTGGACCGCTAAAAACTGTTGGTGGATCAATTTGGAATGGTGGACACAGACCTGCCCTTCTAGAGCATAGAGTTGATACAATGGGTGGTAACTCTGGTTCAAGTATTATCAATCTTGAAACTGGTGAAATCATTGGTGTTCACTCTCATGGTGGATGTTACACAAGTGATGATAGCAAGAATGCAGGAACAGTTCTTCAACTTCACCCAGAATTCAAAGCAGCAGTTGAAAGCTGTCTAGCATCTGAATAA
- a CDS encoding trypsin-like serine peptidase: MKTLFILLFVLPITTLANNKSICGFDDRVPSKNPKVARALKSLTSRNGCTVTMISNSCAISVGHCKKDLKIIEFNTPESTKEGIQHPSPMDIYYVNQESLVYKNNGPGDDWAVMKVENNEFTNYAPGEVQGHYKVASEMPEPGAFIKITGYGYDDEFEKNFAQQTNIGELKSYGAQERYRNLPGLISHKVDTMGGNSGSSIVEAKNNQVIGVHSHGGCNMSHYSNTMNKGTSIILNEEFNKAVKECLDSEKEED, encoded by the coding sequence TTGAAAACATTATTCATCTTACTATTTGTATTACCTATAACGACATTAGCAAATAATAAGTCCATTTGTGGATTTGACGATCGTGTACCATCAAAAAACCCAAAAGTAGCTCGTGCATTAAAGTCGCTAACGTCCAGAAATGGCTGTACTGTAACGATGATCTCTAACTCGTGCGCTATCTCTGTTGGCCACTGTAAAAAAGACCTCAAGATTATTGAATTCAACACACCAGAGTCAACTAAAGAAGGTATTCAGCATCCTTCTCCAATGGATATATACTACGTTAATCAAGAAAGCTTAGTTTATAAGAATAATGGACCAGGAGATGACTGGGCAGTTATGAAAGTTGAAAATAACGAATTCACGAACTATGCCCCTGGAGAAGTACAAGGCCATTACAAAGTAGCAAGTGAGATGCCTGAACCAGGTGCTTTTATAAAGATCACAGGCTATGGATACGACGATGAGTTTGAGAAAAACTTTGCTCAACAAACTAATATTGGAGAATTAAAATCATATGGTGCACAGGAGCGCTATAGAAACCTGCCAGGCCTAATTTCACATAAAGTTGATACGATGGGTGGAAACTCTGGCTCAAGTATTGTTGAAGCAAAGAATAATCAAGTCATTGGAGTTCACTCACACGGCGGATGTAATATGAGTCACTACTCGAATACAATGAATAAGGGTACAAGTATCATTCTAAATGAAGAGTTTAATAAGGCCGTTAAAGAGTGTCTTGATTCAGAAAAAGAAGAAGATTAG
- a CDS encoding ATP-binding protein yields MSKKIPENEAIHFLHDLLNHTHGLKLFLEARENDVDGMGKESLALIYQEIQALENQIASQFDKLTAKAKTLTVEQLTTYISEQFKLYNLEFSIKLDKDLSDSTLDLDIALFERMIKNIVKNIFLWSNKKDLKVFITSIDESIELIFENTISQDFSEQDPSNSVGLHSLASLAKKQDISFKSWAKNHKWYTSIRIKKLGYLQYKLVS; encoded by the coding sequence ATGTCGAAGAAAATACCAGAAAATGAAGCCATTCACTTCTTACATGATCTTCTCAATCACACTCATGGCCTTAAATTATTTCTCGAAGCAAGAGAGAATGATGTTGATGGAATGGGCAAAGAATCCTTGGCCCTGATTTACCAAGAGATTCAGGCCCTGGAAAATCAAATAGCCTCGCAATTTGATAAGCTTACGGCCAAAGCAAAAACGTTAACGGTTGAACAACTTACAACGTATATTTCTGAGCAATTTAAACTTTATAACTTAGAATTCTCAATTAAGCTCGATAAGGACTTAAGTGATAGCACTCTTGATCTTGATATCGCCCTTTTTGAACGAATGATAAAAAATATCGTAAAAAATATCTTTCTCTGGTCGAATAAGAAGGATTTAAAAGTATTTATCACATCTATTGATGAATCAATTGAGCTAATCTTTGAGAATACGATTTCACAAGACTTCAGTGAACAGGATCCATCAAATAGTGTTGGCCTTCATTCTTTGGCCTCATTAGCTAAAAAGCAAGATATCAGCTTTAAGTCTTGGGCCAAGAATCACAAATGGTATACCTCTATTCGTATAAAAAAACTCGGTTACTTACAGTATAAGTTGGTTAGCTAG
- the eno gene encoding phosphopyruvate hydratase — translation MAKIKSITPRQILDSRGNPTVEVDLVTENGFMARAAVPSGASTGSKEALELRDGDKSYYLGKSVKKALSNITEYIAPKLIGMNVFDLKAIDALMLEIDGTENKEKLGANAILAVSMCVARAGALELGKPLWQYLREDLKVPTASNKTRLPAPLMNIINGGEHASNNLDIQEFMIVPHMDKSFSENLRAGVETFHSLKKVLTEKNYSTNVGDEGGFAPSLSSHEEALDLILVAIEKAGYTPGKDISISLDSAASEFYKDGKYKMQGKELSSSDMVDYYSNLVSKYPIYSIEDGLDEADYDGWVSLTEKLGEKILLVGDDLFVTNKKILAEGIEKKQANSILVKINQIGSLTETFETLKLAFDNNFQAIISHRSGETSDAFIADLAVATSSGLIKTGSASRSDRLAKYNQLLRIEEALGSNAAFDGLI, via the coding sequence ATCGCAAAAATTAAATCAATTACTCCCCGTCAAATTCTGGACTCAAGAGGTAATCCAACTGTTGAAGTTGATCTTGTGACTGAAAATGGGTTTATGGCCCGTGCCGCTGTTCCTTCTGGAGCATCAACTGGTTCAAAAGAAGCACTTGAGCTTAGAGATGGTGACAAGTCTTATTATCTTGGAAAGTCTGTTAAGAAGGCCCTTTCAAATATTACTGAATATATTGCACCAAAGTTGATTGGGATGAATGTATTTGATTTGAAGGCAATTGATGCGCTTATGCTTGAAATTGATGGTACAGAGAATAAGGAAAAACTTGGGGCCAATGCAATCTTAGCGGTTTCAATGTGTGTTGCACGCGCTGGTGCTCTCGAATTAGGTAAACCTCTTTGGCAATACTTAAGAGAAGACCTTAAGGTACCAACTGCAAGTAATAAAACACGTCTTCCAGCACCTCTAATGAATATTATCAATGGTGGTGAACACGCTTCAAATAATCTCGATATTCAAGAGTTTATGATCGTTCCTCATATGGATAAGTCATTTAGTGAAAACTTAAGAGCTGGTGTTGAAACATTTCATTCGCTAAAGAAAGTATTAACTGAGAAAAATTATTCAACAAATGTTGGTGACGAAGGTGGATTTGCACCAAGCCTTTCTTCACACGAAGAGGCGCTAGACCTTATTCTAGTGGCCATTGAGAAGGCCGGTTATACACCAGGTAAGGACATTAGTATCAGCCTTGATTCGGCCGCTAGTGAGTTCTACAAAGATGGTAAGTATAAAATGCAAGGAAAAGAGTTATCAAGCTCTGATATGGTTGATTATTACTCAAATTTAGTCTCAAAGTATCCGATATATTCAATTGAAGATGGCCTTGATGAAGCTGATTATGATGGTTGGGTAAGTCTGACTGAAAAGCTTGGTGAAAAGATTCTTCTAGTAGGGGATGACTTATTTGTAACAAATAAGAAAATTCTTGCTGAAGGAATTGAGAAGAAACAGGCCAACTCAATCTTAGTTAAGATCAACCAAATTGGTTCTCTTACTGAGACATTTGAAACACTAAAGCTTGCTTTTGATAATAATTTCCAAGCGATTATTTCACATCGCTCTGGTGAAACAAGTGATGCATTTATTGCAGATCTTGCTGTTGCAACTTCAAGTGGGTTAATCAAGACTGGATCAGCTTCAAGAAGTGACCGTCTTGCAAAATACAATCAATTATTAAGAATTGAAGAGGCCCTTGGCAGTAATGCCGCCTTTGATGGTTTAATCTAA
- a CDS encoding glutamate racemase — MKIGIFDSGIGGLSVLKEVAHYMDRYDIYYLADRLNAPYGNKTKQEVYSYCEAIVNEFLSIDIDTILIACNSATAMAIDELRSNFPQIRFFGIEPFINVINLRPELISKRGVCLTTQLTADSNRFKYLQQKYDANHTLEYRTSKMLAKLIEEAFDSGRLDTHKIEEEIKSSVFTKSTKDSFDYIILGCTHYPFVSEVFEKVLGTTSISPCAHVAKHMASCLVNKLDETQEIRDYFYFRDTSKAATKEQWRIVKKENLKGFPFF; from the coding sequence TTGAAGATTGGAATTTTTGATTCAGGAATTGGCGGATTAAGTGTCCTTAAGGAAGTGGCCCATTACATGGATCGTTATGATATTTACTATCTTGCAGATCGTCTAAATGCACCTTATGGAAATAAGACTAAACAAGAGGTTTATTCTTATTGTGAAGCTATTGTTAATGAATTTCTAAGTATTGATATTGATACCATTCTAATCGCATGTAACTCTGCTACAGCAATGGCAATTGATGAATTAAGAAGTAACTTTCCTCAAATTCGCTTTTTTGGAATTGAGCCATTTATCAACGTCATAAATTTAAGGCCTGAACTTATTAGTAAAAGGGGAGTATGTTTAACAACTCAGTTAACGGCCGACTCAAATCGCTTTAAGTACCTTCAGCAAAAATACGATGCGAATCATACTCTTGAGTACCGAACATCAAAGATGCTTGCGAAGCTAATTGAAGAAGCTTTTGATTCAGGACGCCTCGATACACATAAAATTGAAGAAGAGATTAAGAGTTCTGTTTTTACAAAATCTACTAAGGACAGTTTTGATTACATTATTTTAGGTTGTACACATTATCCATTTGTAAGTGAGGTTTTTGAAAAAGTCTTAGGGACTACTTCCATTTCTCCTTGTGCTCATGTGGCCAAGCATATGGCCTCTTGCCTTGTTAATAAGCTTGATGAAACACAGGAAATCAGAGACTACTTTTATTTTCGAGATACTTCAAAAGCTGCAACTAAAGAACAATGGCGCATTGTCAAAAAAGAAAACCTTAAAGGATTTCCGTTTTTTTAG
- a CDS encoding CpaF family protein, translating to MSSVFTDAIKNLLSPIGDLLEDEGVSEVMINGPHEIFVEKKGLVFKVPNEFEDEGTLISAMRAIAQSVNRTIDEDNPRLDARLPDGSRIHVVLPPMAKNGTTVAIRKFSKDSLTLKDLIEFGSMSDVAARFLDICVYLGKNILVSGGTGSGKTTMLNVLGGRIPKTQRLIIIEDAAELQVDAEHVVNFETRKADELKGLGEITIRDLVISAMRLRPDRIIVGEVRGDEALDLVQVMNTGHDGSMGTVHANNPVDACTRLETLCLMGETKIPPDAIRKMVGSALQIIVQCSRYHDGGRRTSHISEVLGVDNNGNYITRDIFRWVQTGKDPETGKYIGEMVPCNYVPTFFEDIVVHKLPFPKQNFLAPDWARPLVKKKAA from the coding sequence ATGTCTTCTGTATTTACGGATGCAATTAAAAATTTACTTTCACCTATTGGGGATCTTTTAGAAGATGAAGGTGTTTCTGAGGTCATGATTAATGGGCCACATGAAATCTTTGTCGAAAAGAAAGGATTAGTTTTTAAAGTTCCTAATGAATTTGAAGATGAGGGTACATTGATTTCAGCAATGCGTGCCATTGCTCAATCTGTAAATCGTACAATTGATGAAGATAATCCACGTCTGGATGCAAGATTACCAGATGGCTCTCGTATCCACGTTGTCCTTCCTCCAATGGCAAAGAATGGTACCACTGTTGCCATTCGTAAGTTTTCAAAAGATAGCTTAACTTTAAAGGATCTCATTGAGTTTGGTTCGATGTCAGATGTTGCCGCAAGGTTCTTAGATATTTGTGTTTATTTAGGTAAGAATATTTTGGTATCAGGTGGTACTGGTTCTGGTAAGACCACTATGCTTAACGTTCTTGGTGGGCGTATTCCTAAAACTCAAAGATTAATAATTATTGAAGATGCGGCCGAGCTACAAGTGGATGCTGAGCACGTTGTAAATTTTGAAACACGTAAGGCCGATGAATTAAAAGGTCTAGGTGAAATTACTATTAGAGATCTTGTTATCTCGGCCATGAGACTACGTCCTGATCGTATTATTGTAGGAGAGGTTCGTGGGGATGAAGCGCTTGATCTTGTGCAGGTTATGAATACTGGTCACGATGGTTCAATGGGGACAGTTCACGCAAATAATCCTGTGGATGCTTGTACTCGTTTAGAAACTCTTTGCCTTATGGGTGAGACTAAAATACCACCGGATGCGATTCGTAAAATGGTTGGAAGTGCACTGCAAATCATTGTTCAATGTAGTCGCTATCATGATGGTGGTAGACGTACATCACATATCTCAGAAGTACTTGGTGTTGATAATAATGGGAATTATATAACTCGCGATATTTTTAGATGGGTTCAAACAGGTAAGGATCCTGAGACTGGAAAGTATATCGGTGAAATGGTTCCTTGTAATTATGTTCCTACATTCTTTGAAGATATTGTGGTTCACAAACTACCTTTTCCAAAACAGAATTTTCTTGCTCCAGACTGGGCAAGACCACTTGTTAAGAAGAAAGCTGCTTAG
- a CDS encoding cupredoxin domain-containing protein, with translation MKSFVMTLFALFLSIDSFGIEEDYFKKTSFDVPRRSISVIASEKGFYPENITAFVGERVSLFVTAATDRPSCFIMKEHDVYVEAKKGEVREATIFLDSPGRFKFYCPSGEISGSFTVIDHPKDQKKKKRDLASTRRDNVRVWQPKEE, from the coding sequence ATGAAAAGCTTCGTTATGACTCTATTTGCGCTCTTCTTATCAATTGATTCTTTTGGAATTGAAGAAGACTATTTCAAAAAAACATCCTTTGATGTTCCAAGAAGAAGCATTTCTGTAATAGCAAGTGAGAAGGGTTTCTATCCTGAAAATATCACTGCATTTGTAGGGGAAAGAGTTAGCTTATTTGTAACGGCCGCTACTGATCGTCCAAGCTGTTTTATTATGAAAGAGCATGATGTTTATGTCGAGGCCAAAAAGGGAGAAGTTCGTGAGGCCACGATCTTTCTCGATTCTCCAGGGCGCTTTAAGTTCTATTGCCCATCAGGAGAGATTAGCGGAAGCTTTACAGTTATTGATCACCCGAAGGATCAAAAGAAGAAAAAGAGGGATTTAGCTTCTACTCGACGTGATAACGTTAGAGTATGGCAACCTAAGGAAGAGTAG
- a CDS encoding response regulator, with amino-acid sequence MKALIIDDRKRISESLKLLISQSGYFSNVSTVTNGIDACEEIKKDRYDLIVLDLNLPEMGGKEVLQYIERLYHLEERNKENYPHIMLISGDLDLGKIDNASQINVEQVLTKPFSAKDFNHKLYAILENLNGEIIAA; translated from the coding sequence ATGAAGGCCCTAATTATTGATGACCGCAAAAGAATATCAGAATCTTTAAAACTACTTATTTCACAAAGTGGCTACTTCTCTAATGTATCGACAGTAACTAATGGGATTGATGCCTGTGAGGAAATTAAAAAGGATCGCTATGATCTGATTGTTCTAGACTTAAACCTACCTGAGATGGGAGGAAAAGAAGTCTTACAATATATTGAAAGACTTTATCATCTAGAAGAAAGAAATAAGGAGAACTACCCTCATATTATGCTTATTTCTGGGGACCTCGATTTAGGCAAAATTGATAATGCATCTCAGATAAATGTGGAGCAGGTTCTAACAAAGCCATTTAGCGCAAAAGACTTTAATCATAAGCTATATGCAATTCTTGAAAATCTCAATGGTGAGATTATTGCGGCTTAG
- a CDS encoding Hsp20/alpha crystallin family protein, with the protein MKSLFLFTLLTFNFLAFSQSNDPVMEQLNRMREEMMKQMQATDSFDSEIQKMFQRMQKMGQIQGLPDRFNTNVQAIEYFWKDSKTLVVKVNKDDEVNIDVKEGMVVLSGMKVSKSKNSFSKFNFSQSIPIKSSLDTTSVDMKMDDGNIVLSFKEKLPKNSI; encoded by the coding sequence ATGAAATCATTGTTTTTGTTTACATTGTTAACATTCAATTTTCTTGCATTCTCACAATCAAATGATCCTGTGATGGAACAATTGAATCGAATGAGAGAAGAAATGATGAAGCAGATGCAGGCAACTGATAGTTTTGACAGTGAAATTCAAAAGATGTTTCAAAGAATGCAGAAGATGGGGCAAATCCAAGGCCTTCCCGATCGCTTTAATACGAATGTTCAAGCAATAGAATATTTTTGGAAAGACTCAAAAACCCTTGTTGTTAAGGTAAATAAGGACGATGAAGTTAATATCGATGTAAAAGAGGGAATGGTTGTTCTAAGTGGGATGAAAGTCTCTAAGTCGAAGAACTCATTTTCAAAATTTAACTTCTCACAAAGTATTCCTATTAAGTCGAGCCTCGATACTACTAGTGTCGATATGAAGATGGATGATGGTAATATTGTCTTATCTTTTAAAGAAAAGCTTCCTAAAAATTCTATTTAA